Proteins from one Streptomyces roseifaciens genomic window:
- a CDS encoding tetratricopeptide repeat protein produces MTLDGRFDQEAALRRLQEKLEEARIAARLNKSLLAGLAGLGRTTVSQAFNSRAKAPTRHTLRELSRVLHLEVQPLLDLRDAAVGATVPRPGRHRSGSGGVVRRDVGNPAATGALPEPQEPSPSTLRRWPRVADTSPLDAGLAVIGAGDVPAYVMRDLDGAVRERIRAAGRSGGAVLVVGDSVAGKTRTLYEGVRAELPGHRFVRPAHPADVPTLIARIVASADPCVLWLDELDRYLEEGCLTEHGLTELRRTQAVLLATLDASALGRPSDQKAVRQMQPIALDRRWNTAERRRAAKSKDPRVVRAATRSTADLGVAEYLAADPWLWQELKLADRAGGQPRGAALTRAGIDLSRAGIGRPLPTSLLFEAHLPYLVDSGGPLLRPEPVDDALAWAGRTRYGVSSMLLPVGEDVWKAHPQLVAAADEAGVPVHCLTWLQAFGAADSLDEIFTVVLNASRHEPSIAVFLWRELADAGIKEAANNLGVTLADLGRHEEAERVYRTQADLEDPIVLLNLGNLLCKTGRHDEAAEAYRESGERGQANAWNSLGLLFKEQGEFARAEVCLRSAALAGAPDAEYSLGVLLEERGRTEEAKAAYARAYGAGDPAGLTNWRMLLLEEGRRYEAESLLRQAADAGDQDAMLSLANAAKAAGDLRQATDWYHRAIDAGDTRAFFNLANLLRDHGQSGLAEMLYRLAIDAGITSAVYNLALLLMGQERLTEAETFLHQAVAHGHRKAMFYLGYALRQTGRPQAAAAQWESAAEEGDTDAAIALATVLTSPSDQARLHRVLRRAADAGDDDAALAALGNDFPRNWPLPGHYMAQVV; encoded by the coding sequence GTGACCTTGGACGGCCGGTTCGACCAGGAGGCGGCTCTCCGCCGGTTGCAGGAAAAGCTCGAAGAGGCCCGGATCGCGGCTCGGCTGAACAAGTCGCTGCTCGCGGGCTTGGCTGGATTGGGCCGCACCACCGTCAGTCAGGCGTTCAACAGCAGGGCGAAGGCGCCCACGCGGCACACCTTGCGCGAGTTGTCCCGCGTCCTGCACTTGGAGGTACAGCCTCTGCTGGACCTGCGTGATGCCGCGGTCGGTGCCACGGTGCCGCGGCCAGGACGACACCGCTCCGGCAGTGGGGGCGTGGTGCGGCGGGACGTGGGCAATCCAGCGGCTACTGGCGCCCTGCCCGAGCCGCAAGAGCCGTCACCCTCGACCCTGCGGCGTTGGCCCCGCGTGGCGGACACGAGTCCGCTGGATGCCGGACTCGCCGTGATCGGGGCGGGAGATGTCCCGGCCTACGTGATGCGTGACCTCGATGGTGCCGTGCGCGAGCGGATACGGGCCGCGGGCCGGTCGGGCGGCGCTGTCCTGGTGGTGGGGGATTCCGTGGCGGGCAAGACCCGCACTCTCTACGAAGGCGTGCGCGCGGAACTGCCCGGTCATCGCTTCGTGCGCCCGGCGCACCCGGCCGACGTTCCCACGCTGATCGCAAGAATCGTCGCGTCCGCAGATCCCTGCGTGTTGTGGCTCGACGAGCTGGACCGCTACCTGGAAGAAGGCTGTCTCACGGAACACGGGCTCACGGAACTCCGCCGCACGCAGGCGGTCCTCCTGGCCACGCTCGATGCCTCGGCGCTCGGGCGCCCGAGTGATCAGAAAGCGGTTCGCCAGATGCAGCCCATCGCGCTCGATCGGCGTTGGAACACAGCCGAACGCCGACGGGCTGCAAAGTCGAAGGATCCACGCGTCGTCCGCGCCGCGACGCGAAGCACCGCCGACCTCGGAGTGGCCGAGTACCTCGCCGCCGACCCGTGGCTCTGGCAGGAACTGAAGCTGGCTGACCGGGCGGGCGGCCAGCCCCGGGGAGCAGCGCTCACCCGGGCGGGCATCGACCTGAGCCGGGCCGGAATCGGCCGCCCTCTGCCCACATCACTGCTGTTCGAAGCCCACCTGCCCTACCTCGTCGACAGCGGCGGCCCCCTTCTACGCCCGGAGCCCGTCGACGACGCGTTGGCCTGGGCCGGAAGAACGCGTTACGGAGTGAGCAGCATGCTGTTGCCTGTCGGAGAGGATGTCTGGAAAGCCCATCCGCAACTGGTCGCCGCAGCCGACGAAGCGGGAGTCCCTGTTCACTGCCTCACCTGGCTCCAGGCCTTCGGCGCGGCAGACAGCCTGGACGAGATCTTCACAGTGGTACTCAACGCCAGTCGCCATGAACCGTCCATCGCCGTGTTCCTATGGCGGGAGCTGGCCGACGCCGGCATCAAAGAGGCCGCCAACAATCTCGGGGTCACCCTGGCCGACCTCGGTCGGCACGAAGAAGCCGAACGGGTGTACCGGACGCAAGCGGACCTGGAGGACCCTATTGTCCTCCTGAACCTCGGAAACCTGCTGTGCAAGACCGGCCGTCACGATGAGGCCGCAGAGGCGTACCGAGAGTCCGGCGAACGAGGACAAGCGAACGCGTGGAACAGCCTCGGCCTGCTCTTCAAGGAACAAGGCGAGTTCGCCCGCGCAGAGGTCTGCTTGCGCAGCGCCGCCCTCGCCGGTGCCCCCGATGCCGAGTACAGCCTCGGGGTACTCCTGGAAGAACGCGGGCGCACCGAAGAAGCCAAGGCTGCGTATGCGCGCGCGTACGGCGCCGGGGACCCGGCGGGGCTGACCAACTGGCGGATGCTGCTGCTCGAAGAGGGCCGACGGTACGAGGCGGAATCGCTGCTGCGGCAAGCCGCTGACGCCGGCGATCAGGATGCGATGCTGAGCCTGGCCAACGCCGCCAAGGCAGCAGGAGATCTGCGGCAGGCAACGGACTGGTATCACCGTGCCATCGACGCAGGAGACACTCGCGCATTCTTCAACTTGGCAAATCTCCTCCGGGACCATGGCCAGTCAGGCCTTGCCGAAATGCTCTACCGGCTGGCCATCGACGCGGGCATCACCAGCGCCGTGTACAACCTGGCTCTCCTTCTCATGGGGCAGGAGCGCTTGACGGAGGCGGAGACCTTCCTTCACCAAGCCGTAGCCCACGGACACAGAAAGGCCATGTTCTACCTGGGCTACGCGCTACGTCAGACCGGCCGACCACAGGCAGCGGCAGCGCAATGGGAATCGGCGGCCGAAGAAGGTGACACTGATGCGGCGATCGCCCTGGCGACGGTGTTGACCAGCCCCTCCGACCAAGCCCGACTCCACAGGGTGCTGCGCCGTGCGGCAGACGCTGGTGACGACGATGCGGCCCTGGCTGCTCTCGGCAATGACTTCCCCCGAAACTGGCCACTGCCTGGGCACTACATGGCACAGGTCGTATAG
- a CDS encoding helix-turn-helix domain-containing protein — protein MHRQTDELQGAQYSPTHIRATLSGTGSVEDASKALGISRAKGYDLVRQGEFPCRVTRIGRKTRVVTASLLRVLDSGEPEYGGARIARCTPS, from the coding sequence ATGCACAGGCAGACTGACGAGCTGCAGGGTGCCCAGTACAGCCCTACGCACATCCGCGCCACCTTGAGCGGGACGGGGAGCGTGGAGGACGCGTCCAAGGCCCTCGGGATCTCGCGGGCGAAGGGCTACGACCTGGTCCGTCAAGGCGAGTTCCCCTGCCGCGTGACACGCATCGGCCGTAAGACGCGTGTTGTCACCGCCTCCCTGCTTCGCGTGCTCGACAGCGGAGAGCCGGAGTACGGCGGCGCCCGCATCGCACGCTGCACACCGTCGTAG
- a CDS encoding DUF5655 domain-containing protein, translating to MQLRGDGVGTEAVPHGEYSTGPVHGGRIDTLGIDENGAPVVIEFKRATDAGVINQGLFYLSWLVDHKAEYGHLVRDRLGAAAAAPVLWSAPRLICVAGNFTRYDVHATREHRRSVDLVRYRFFGEDHFGLETVASVAAQTAALRTRRASETRAPGPRAAGSAIEELHAEVDQVLLGLGDDITKIRRKTYRAYQRLRNFACVCPPQRDKLLVYLKANPKEVDLTPEFTRDVTGLGHHGTGDLEVQLRTDRDLERAQDLFRLSYSAV from the coding sequence GTGCAGTTGAGGGGGGATGGTGTCGGGACTGAAGCTGTTCCACACGGCGAGTACAGCACGGGGCCCGTCCACGGAGGCCGGATCGACACCCTGGGCATCGATGAGAATGGTGCCCCGGTGGTGATCGAGTTCAAGCGTGCGACGGATGCCGGCGTGATCAACCAGGGGCTCTTCTATCTGTCGTGGCTCGTGGACCACAAGGCGGAGTACGGGCACCTGGTCCGCGACCGGCTTGGGGCAGCGGCCGCAGCCCCGGTCTTGTGGAGCGCACCGAGGCTGATCTGCGTCGCCGGCAACTTCACCCGCTACGACGTGCACGCTACCCGCGAGCACCGGCGCAGCGTCGACCTGGTCCGCTACCGCTTCTTCGGCGAGGACCACTTCGGCCTGGAGACAGTCGCCTCCGTCGCCGCCCAGACAGCGGCCCTGCGCACCCGCCGGGCGAGCGAGACCAGGGCACCCGGTCCCCGCGCGGCCGGGAGTGCGATCGAGGAGCTGCACGCGGAGGTCGACCAGGTCCTGCTCGGCCTCGGCGACGACATCACCAAGATCCGGCGCAAGACCTACCGTGCGTACCAGAGGCTGCGGAACTTCGCCTGCGTCTGCCCGCCGCAGAGGGACAAACTGCTCGTCTACCTCAAGGCCAACCCCAAGGAGGTCGACCTCACCCCCGAATTCACCCGGGACGTGACCGGGCTCGGCCACCACGGAACCGGCGACCTAGAGGTCCAGCTGCGCACGGACCGGGATCTGGAGCGAGCCCAGGACCTGTTCCGCCTCAGCTACAGCGCGGTATAG
- the gndA gene encoding NADP-dependent phosphogluconate dehydrogenase, whose translation MPSTPSPEATAQIGVTGLAVMGSNLARNFARHGHTVALHNRTYAKTEALVAEHGHEGDFVPAESAEEFVAALQKPRRIIIMVKAGDPTDAVIDEFAALLEPGDVIIDGGNAHFADTRRREKALRDKGIHFVGAGISGGEEGALHGPAIMPGGSEESYKSLGPLLESIAAKAKDGTPCCTHIGPDGAGHFVKMVHNGIEYADMQLIAEAYDLLRNVAGYGPDRIAETFRTWNTGRLDSYLIEITAEVLSHTDAATGRPFVDVVADEAEQKGTGRWTVQTALDLGVPVSGIAEAVFARSLSGHGDLRRAARELPGPGRESLSPDAAEEFATRVEEALYASKVVSYAQGWNMIAAASAEYGWDIDLGGVAAIWRGGCIIRAAFLDRIRAAFAADPQLPTLLADKGFADEVGRAQDAWRTVVATAVGRGVPTPGFSAALAYYDALRAERLPAALTQGQRDFFGAHTYRRTDREGSFHTLWGGDRSEEKTG comes from the coding sequence ATGCCCAGCACCCCCTCCCCCGAGGCCACCGCGCAGATCGGCGTCACCGGGCTCGCCGTCATGGGCAGCAACCTCGCCCGTAACTTCGCCCGGCACGGGCACACCGTCGCCCTGCATAACCGCACCTACGCCAAGACCGAGGCGCTCGTCGCCGAGCACGGCCACGAGGGGGACTTCGTCCCGGCCGAGTCCGCCGAGGAGTTCGTCGCCGCTCTGCAGAAGCCGCGCCGGATCATCATCATGGTCAAGGCGGGCGACCCGACGGACGCCGTCATCGACGAGTTCGCCGCGCTCCTGGAGCCCGGCGACGTCATCATCGACGGCGGGAACGCCCACTTCGCCGACACCCGCCGACGCGAGAAGGCCCTCCGCGACAAGGGCATCCACTTCGTCGGCGCCGGCATCTCCGGTGGCGAGGAAGGCGCCCTCCACGGGCCCGCCATCATGCCCGGCGGCTCGGAGGAGTCCTACAAGTCCCTCGGCCCGCTGCTCGAAAGCATCGCCGCCAAGGCGAAGGACGGCACTCCCTGCTGCACCCACATCGGCCCCGACGGCGCCGGACACTTCGTCAAGATGGTGCACAACGGCATCGAGTACGCCGACATGCAGCTCATCGCCGAGGCGTACGACCTGCTGCGCAACGTCGCCGGCTACGGACCGGACCGGATCGCGGAGACCTTCCGCACCTGGAACACCGGCCGCCTGGACTCGTACCTGATCGAGATCACCGCCGAGGTGCTGTCCCACACGGACGCCGCCACCGGCCGCCCGTTCGTGGACGTGGTGGCCGACGAGGCCGAGCAGAAGGGCACCGGCCGCTGGACGGTGCAGACCGCGCTGGACCTCGGGGTCCCCGTCTCGGGCATCGCCGAGGCCGTCTTCGCCCGTTCCCTGTCCGGCCACGGCGACCTGCGCCGGGCCGCGCGCGAACTGCCCGGCCCCGGGCGGGAGTCCCTCTCCCCGGATGCCGCGGAGGAGTTCGCCACCCGGGTCGAGGAGGCGCTGTACGCGTCGAAGGTCGTCTCGTACGCCCAGGGCTGGAACATGATCGCCGCGGCGAGCGCCGAGTACGGCTGGGACATCGACCTCGGCGGGGTGGCCGCCATCTGGCGCGGCGGCTGCATCATCCGGGCCGCGTTCCTCGACCGCATCCGCGCCGCGTTCGCCGCCGACCCGCAACTGCCCACCCTGCTCGCCGACAAGGGGTTCGCCGACGAGGTCGGGCGGGCGCAGGACGCCTGGCGCACGGTCGTCGCCACCGCCGTCGGCCGCGGCGTTCCCACCCCGGGCTTCTCGGCCGCGCTCGCCTACTACGACGCCCTGCGGGCGGAGCGGCTGCCCGCGGCCCTCACCCAGGGGCAGCGCGACTTCTTCGGCGCCCACACCTACCGGCGCACGGACCGCGAGGGGTCGTTCCACACGCTGTGGGGCGGCGACCGCAGCGAGGAGAAGACCGGCTGA
- a CDS encoding glutamate-cysteine ligase family protein, whose translation MMGMTGLRRDDLRSLFNPSVTVSERVGLETESGVVDPQTGLAAPYAGKNGVRAVLEALLAEWGGEALYDAGELTGVKLADGGLLGLEHGGQMEYSCAPVADVVTAVDDMRLTLARLSELLSRFGLALLPGAYLPFDRIDTIPWVPLSRGRLMRDHFTGIGAAGAGGPGILSMSTCTQVHLDYLSEDDFTQKLRMQAAASPVVAALLVNSPLYGGRLDGVLSHRSRDWLLTDPQRCGLVLPALRDEVSIDDVIDWALRIPMLYYEDGAGRLRPAPGKPFASVLREGFDDGSLPVLGHWVAHMTQIWTHVRVRRTLELRAADGPAYQHIQVVPALWTGLSYHPQSRAAAWELLRHYSVAEQHAAMASLPTDGLRTMLGGDRVHELAGELVRLAREGLRARVAAGLERPEVLDYLDPLDEVLHTGKTFAEQCAHRWETDLRRDPRRYVAAFRV comes from the coding sequence ATGATGGGTATGACCGGGCTGCGTCGGGATGATCTCAGGTCGTTGTTCAATCCGTCGGTGACCGTGTCCGAGAGGGTCGGCCTGGAGACCGAGAGCGGCGTCGTCGACCCGCAGACCGGGCTCGCCGCTCCTTATGCAGGGAAGAATGGGGTAAGGGCCGTTCTTGAGGCTCTGCTGGCGGAGTGGGGCGGGGAGGCGTTGTACGACGCCGGCGAATTGACGGGGGTGAAGCTGGCCGACGGAGGCCTGCTTGGGCTCGAACACGGCGGTCAGATGGAGTACTCCTGTGCCCCGGTCGCCGATGTGGTCACGGCAGTGGACGACATGCGGCTCACTTTGGCACGGCTGTCGGAGCTTCTCAGCCGCTTCGGCCTTGCGCTCCTGCCCGGCGCATACTTGCCTTTCGACCGGATCGATACCATCCCCTGGGTGCCTCTGAGCCGTGGCCGGCTCATGCGTGACCACTTCACCGGCATCGGCGCGGCGGGCGCCGGAGGACCGGGGATCCTGTCGATGTCGACGTGCACACAGGTGCATCTCGACTACCTCTCCGAGGACGATTTCACCCAGAAGCTGCGGATGCAGGCGGCCGCGTCGCCGGTCGTCGCCGCGCTGCTTGTCAACTCACCACTGTACGGGGGGCGGCTGGACGGGGTGCTCTCCCACAGATCGCGGGACTGGCTGCTGACGGATCCGCAGCGCTGCGGCCTCGTGCTGCCGGCGCTGCGGGACGAGGTGAGCATCGACGACGTCATCGACTGGGCGCTGCGCATCCCGATGCTCTACTACGAGGACGGGGCGGGACGGCTCCGGCCCGCTCCCGGCAAACCGTTCGCCTCGGTCCTTCGGGAAGGATTCGACGACGGCTCCCTGCCGGTCCTCGGCCATTGGGTCGCCCATATGACACAGATCTGGACACACGTCAGGGTCCGGCGAACGCTGGAACTACGCGCAGCGGACGGCCCCGCCTACCAGCACATCCAGGTCGTGCCGGCGCTGTGGACGGGGCTCAGTTACCACCCGCAGTCTCGGGCAGCTGCCTGGGAGTTGCTGAGGCACTACAGCGTGGCGGAACAGCACGCGGCGATGGCCAGCCTCCCGACCGATGGACTGCGCACGATGCTCGGCGGCGACCGTGTGCACGAACTCGCGGGTGAGCTCGTCCGACTGGCCCGGGAAGGGTTGCGGGCCCGGGTGGCCGCCGGTCTGGAGCGCCCCGAGGTACTGGACTACCTCGACCCGCTGGACGAGGTACTGCACACGGGGAAGACCTTCGCCGAGCAGTGCGCACACCGTTGGGAGACGGACCTGCGGCGCGACCCGCGCCGCTATGTCGCGGCCTTCCGCGTCTGA